The Columba livia isolate bColLiv1 breed racing homer unplaced genomic scaffold, bColLiv1.pat.W.v2 Scaffold_206, whole genome shotgun sequence nucleotide sequence TCAAGCCAAATGTCATCAGCGGTACAAAGCCCTCCGTGCAGCCAGTTACTagtagcatccctcagtgaccagcacttggaccaGCACTGTTAAAcatctttattctccctctGTATGATGTGGCGAGtgcactttcagcttctctgtggatgaTGCATAGTTGTGAAGAACCCTTGAACAACCTCGCCTGGTtcaccctgcctggagcaggacagtgagacaagtgaGACAAGGGCTTTCTTCAAACCTCAAGTTATTCTGCGATTCAATGAATCGTTCCTTTGGAGAGGATTTTGAAGGCAGAAcaggcagaggaagaataaaaagaataaaagacagaaaaggagttctaaatgttgtgaacaaaaatacagcagttcctctgaagagtgtttttcaactcaaatctcTAGGAGGgaatatatttgataaatttgataaaacaagtatacttttatctgatcgggtcctgggccataaaaaaggtgatggatagtTACGGTATTATGAGTtcacttgtgtctcagacactcataacccagtcagaatcctgtggctgtgaaggggacagtgaggtcagttctgtctctggtgGTGacaacccagcagcagggacatggctgggaaagaacctcagcctaagtatgacagatcctacccaggaagagatcttggagacaggttgtcacatccatcccacctgagaacatgacgggacagcagcagggacatggtcgtgtgtatcagagaagctgaaaggccagcagcactcatgggatttaggagatcatggtgaggttacttctctctggtccaGTGCAAGACCACATTAAGAATAACAGGTTGGGATCTCTGCTTGATGGGCATTTTCTGAGATGGTAAAGCTTCCAaagtagtgggaaaaagcagcagagaaaaaaaactaaagccACCAAGTGCAGATTGGGAAGTAGAGACTGgttatcaggaagaaaaaatgtcactgtaagagcagtgctgtggagcaAGAGgtcacccagagggagctggatcagcccatggtttgtgtgccaaagagcagccagtgagggtgcagacacagcagtgaaggtgcagaaatgctgggtgagagcaggtggggaagcgagatgggtgtctgcagcctgcagggaaagaggggcaggggtagcaccgtgtagaacagcctgtggtggagatggcaaagggcgctgtaaggctggaagggacccacagatcccaggtctgtgtccccttggccagggcagttgtctctgccactgaggcccaggagaagacatgttgtcctcatggcactggggcctcggtgcctccttgcagccccatgggcaagctggaagttgttgtcccagtgttgtccttccctcggccttgcacacccacatcccacggtcccaggaagagccctgagccgtgtgtttacatctcatctgtacaatgaaaacatggagttttgacctagtgtttcatagaatcattttaatttttaagtttcatttcatttaattatatacatagtagtagtatattatactatttttattgtcttattaaaatgctgtttctgaacCCACGGGTTTCTCCATTCCCTTTGGTTATCTTCCATATCGCACTTAATAGGTTGGAGGACTACGTGAGCAGCTATTGTgggcttagttgctggctggggtagaACATTGAGAGGGAAGGACAGTAGTGgctcaagaactcttgaaaatcactttccaagatgatggcacttttttttttttttgtagtgggaaacagcatgagaaaggaaaaccatcagaaactgcagctctggaggtccagagtggagctcaggataaagaaatgtcattctgagcgcagtgctgtggtcattcagaaggactctggatcagccatggctttgtgtttcaagaacagctggtgaggatggagagacagcagcacagctggggacacactgggctgagaacaaggtggggaagcgcatggggtgtctgcagcctatggggaaacagccacaggcctgggacagtgcaggatggactgtggtggagatggccaagggcactggcaaggctggatgtccctgaaagagccaaggtctttgtccccttggctatggctgatgtccctgccagtgAGGTCTTagaggagacacatggttgtcatggccatggctccccattgcctccttgcagccccagggagtgtcacaccattgccctgcactgggcatcgcgctccccacagccccaggaagaacctgagccacctgtgagggacaggatctcccttcccaggggcaggggctcaaggcttggccattgtccttcatcagacaaaccaagggctttctcagcatcagagctgctgcactttgcctttgcctgatgcaatcactgcctccaattatctgctctaacgagtccctggggaggctttgtcagtaacagccctcagtggggcccattaaagcttcaaggtactttggagtttgttctgacttggacttcttgagcagattcttcagcctgtccttggtatctgaggttcatggactcagcaccaaatacgccacggggctcattaaaacacagaaagccctaacgagtgatgttttttcttgtaatttccttcaaatcttccagacatgtagaactaactggagaggtttcaatgggacacttgctgatgaaggtttcaaagaagatttcataaaggagggttttttctttccagggtgttttctgtcatttttcaatgtgtagaagaagtgacagcagcattctacactggacattgatcccgagggtctcctgaagacatctggacaggcaggagaacagtccttgaggctggacactgtatggacaacctggctcctcacccccacccccagtctgccggttccctcattggccaccacagattgcatcacttttcctacatcagtttaataaacagcaaaacactttcctcagctgtgtgtgtaagctggatctggtgaggtccagcatccacaagggacacccacacaagaactggtttagacagagagacaggagaggatagaaataaacacaatgaacgtgttgactgccatgttaattagagctctgaagaatggagcaagtttgtaactccctgaagctcaaagcagaaaccagacagctgagaggccactgaatgaccaaagagcaagtggaggagaaacctgagagcactgggaagggcaaacatccagacagtgctggaaagttgtccttggacagggacatttaatcagcaGAGGTGGGAAATCCTGAATGATGAGGGAGATGAAAtcatagagtgttggtaatagaagtacggGGGAAGACCAGTATTTCCTCTCCTATCCTTAGtacacttccagacagacatcagtcatcagctgtctcaccataaacagccagggccattttaggggcccagtgtacctgaggtgctggcctgggattggcatctctcacacaggacctggggagaccagagcaccttgcagtgcaggtggagcctgggcaggggttcccggggcatctacacgggcaccaggtgtttgtgtccctggagctgaagacatttgtgtcctaaagccatgcccagttctggagaactctttcctttccaaagaaaagagactcccctacaaagacgttaaaatgaataaataaacaaatagatagatagatagatagatagataaatagataaataaacaagcaaatatataaatacataaataaatatgtacgtaaataaataaataagtaaataagtaaatcagtaaataaataagtaaataaataaataagtaaataaataagtatattAATAAGTATGTcaataagtaagtaaataagtaaataaatacataaatacataaatacatacatgaataaatagaaagaaagaaagaaagaaaaagatagaaagaaagaaaggaagaaagaaagaaagacaccttcctttgctttggatctttgtcttcagttcttcttattttaattttcattgacatcaactgacatctgatggccctgcaggcatgaagccaagatcatgttgtgtcttgcacagcgccccatgccctctgaaccttccctgcccaggactcctcacacgttgcccagagcgagtcacactgaggggttggctggttcactggctgagatgttggtttagatggtcacctacagcacaggtggatcctgccccatcatcgcctgctctgctccagtctgaaacagagcccaacatcacaatggaatcatgagagaactgaggttgaagggacctcaggagtctgcagtccagcctgtcaccaactgggtcacaccaaggtgttcaagccttgattcaatcagagctttagcaggactagagaagtgatcatccctttgtactgggcactggtgaggctgcaccttggaTCCTGGgatcagttttaggcccctcatggcaaggaagacattgaggtgctggagagagttcagaggagggtgacaaggctggtgaagggtctggagcaccagtctgacgaggagcggttgagggagctggggctgttcagccttgagaacaggaggctgaggggagaccttgtcgctgtctacaactacctcaAAGGAGcttttatcatggagggtgttggtctcttctcccaagtagcaagtgataggacaagaggaaatggcctcaagttgcacacggggaggtttagattggatatgaggaaaaaattcttcagggaaagcgttttgaagcaatggaacagactgcccagtgaggttgtggagtcaccatcgctgaagatgtttaaaagacatacagaagaggttcttagggacatggtttagtgccagatttaggttatggttggactcgatgatcttaagggtctcttccaaccacaattGTTCAATGATAagtcatttttgctattttctttctcaaaggaccatgcagcctccctgagagccaggacttttctgaggtgtttgGGAGACGTCTCATGGTCACaccagccagttccaccagcccctgtctgtcccttcccagaccaaaccttttctccatatcccaaCCCTCCAGGCgagtttctgggacacagcaaatgctgtccAGGTCCTCTGGGCCTGTTCAGAGAGAGCAGCTTGCCAACATGTTGATGGGCTCTCTGTGCACCTCAAAGCTttcctgaccatttttctcaatgtcttccttgtacCCAACCTGTCTGGTCCTTGAACTGTACATGAGGGgattgagcagggatgtggggaaggaGTAGAAAAAAGACTTTGGCAAACTGTCTCAGGAGGACTGTTCTTGGCATCCCACAGTCAAAGATGTGGGTGTTGGAGAAAACAGTGGCAGTGGTGAGAGGCCCACGTGGAGAAGGCCTTGTGCCTGTGTAcactgggacagagagcagtgatgcattcatgggatgcccatgtgaacaggaagggGACAAATGGCTCTAAAATGCCtcccagccagttctttacccatcgcacatacaccatccaggccatgagctgcagcttctccaggagatgctgtgggacacggtgtcaaaggctttactgcagtctaaggacacaacacccacagcccgtgtggcggattcactccccacgacagactttccctcatctgctcagccggtcaccttgtcacagaagagatcagggtggtcaagcaggacctgcctttcatccagccacgctgattgggcccgattgctcgtctcatgtgtgtgacctcacagtcctttcccagccctgttcctgctgttggccaatcccctgcagaggcagaagtgacctcacagtgccctccacagccattggttcctactggactatgagttcctgagacacagtgaccacatggcatcgtacccaccatcaccctccttgtggtccagtgtgtgagcagatcaaactgagctgctttcatcaaatgtatccaatagatttcttatcaagggtttgagtggagaaacgttcctcagaggagctgctgtatttactgtggggcattttacatctctgcttctgcctcttcatttttatctcttcttcctctgtctattctgacttgaaagagctctccaaggcaaagattcatggaatcctacaataacacaggttggaagagacccctgaacaccatcttaGTCCCACTGGCTTTTATGGCACCCCAAGAaatagctgatggcatttgtgctcacttgggttcatctcaccacatgcacacgctggacatgcacatgatgtgtatgtttacatctcatctggaCAACGGaaacatggacttttgacctagtatttcatacaatcatagaatgtcctgagttggaaggacccacaaggatcatggagtccaactcctgtccctgcacaggacaccccacaggtcaccccgtgtgtctgaggacgttgtccaatctcttcttgaacactggggccgtgacacctacctggggagcctgttcagtgtccagcacctctgggggaagaacctctccatcatgtcccactgaccctcccctggcacatgcttcttccattccctcgggttctaccattggtcaccacagagaagagatcagtatgttcccctccttctccccttgtgaggaagctgtagccaccatgaggcctcctttgagtcttttcttcagctctgatgctcagaaaccccttggtttgcttttaaagcagaaaggaggagccatgagctccaggcaatgggaagggggatcctgaccctcacacacggctcagggctcttcctgggaccgtgggatgtgggtgtgcaaggcccagggaaggacaacactgggacaacaacttccagcttccccatggggctgcaaggaggcaccgaggccccagtgccatgaggacaacatgtcttctgctgggcctcagtggcagagacaactgccctggccaaggggacagagacctgggttctgtgggtcccttccagccttacagcgccctttgccatctccaccacaggctgttctacacggtgctacccctgcccctctttccctgcaggctgcagacacccatctcgcttccccacctgctctcacccagcatttctgcaccttcactgctgtgtctgcaccctcactggctgctctttggcacacaaaccatgggctgatccagctccctctgggtcacctcttgccccacagcactgcccttccagtgacatttcttcctcctcataaCCAGTCTCCATCTTCCAAGTcactttgtgactttttttcctcttccttccttttttttctgctactccACCATCTCAGAAATTGTCCTTCACGAAGGGAACCCAGCCcattaggcttcttgtggtcttttacctgaccagagagaagtcacctcgccatgatcttctaaatcccacgagtgctgctggcctttcagcttctctgacacgaccatgttcctgctgctgttccaTCATGTTCTTATGTGgaatggacatgacaacccatcTCCAAGGTCTCACTCAGGGTAGGGCCTGTGGgcccttgggcagaggttctttcccagccatgtccctgctgctgggctgtcacctccagagacagaactgaccccactgtccccttcacagtcAAAGTCTTTCCACTCAGTTATGAGTTAAGGAGGGTCTACTGCCATCATAATCCCACACCCATCCATCCCCCTCCTCATGGGCCGCGACCTGACTAGATAAAACTATGCTTGTTTTATCAAACTGATCAAATCTATTTCCTGCTAAAGATCTGAGAAGAGAAGCATTCTTGACAGGAACGTGAAATGTTGAAACCTTTTCTATGTCCTCTCCcacctcttttatttcttattgttttccttcttcctggttCTTATGGTGAATTCGCTACCTGAAGTGCAAAGCCAATCCCACCCCCAGAGATGAGATCTTGTTTATtccagagttgtgcaagtctggatgctggaatgaaACCAGCACATCAGATAGAGAAGGAACATCTATTATATACAAATCTTATCCCTACATTCACACCCTCCCggcagtcctaaagagccaAGTGCTTACACATTggcatattggttacataatcattttacCACTACACACGCTTGTTGAGAGAGGGTCCCGGGCTGAGCCTGGGGCTCCCCTCCTGGGGATGTGTGGTTTAGTATTATAATGAGCGTAGAAGGAGCAaagttcagctaaaggacactttatgtaACCGTCTTGAGACAGATGTTAAAACAAGACTCAGCTATTTGTGCAGGATCCAGAGTGTCTGCGCTGCATGGACAGTATTCTTTGCAGGTTCTGATTGGgtgttttaaaagtcacttttatctttgttagcagagcagacagacccaaactgagaggatttacatattttaggttagcaattgcagGCAAGATTCATTCTTTTAGCTGGTAAGGACATCTTCTGTCTTCAAACACCTCTCCAAGGTAAAGattcattgaatcatagaataactcGGGTGtgaagagagccctgaacatcATCTTTTCTCAATCTCCTGCTCAAGGCAGGGTCCACCAGGTGATGTTGTTCTAGGCCTCTGCCAGCTTTGCATCATCCACAAAGGAGCTGAAAATGTGCTCCATGACAGGATGAAGGGGCAGAATAAagacgttcaacagtgttggcccaagtaCTCATCACTGAGGGATGCTGCTGGAAACCGGCTAAACAgaggactttgtaccactgatgaTATTTGGGCTTGGTCATCCAGCCAACTCCCCACCCATCACAACATCCACATCTTTATCCCAGATCTCCCCAATCTGCTCTAAGGCACCACAGGAGACCATGTCTGGGGCCTTGCAAAACTACATGTACACAACacgcctttctttcccctgcccatttgggttcagcaatcccttccttgtccttcgACAGCCTGGACATGGCTGCAGGAGAATGTGGCCCTCTCCCATCTCTCTCCCAGGGACAGAGATAGGTTGACCAGACCATAATTCTCCCAGTTCTCCTTCCTGCTATTCTTGAAGATGGGCTTTGTCCTCTGCCATTTTAAAGGACCACTGCACCTCTCTGATTACTGTGGCACTTTTGAGACCACAATCCAGAATTTCCCACAGGGAAAGAGGAGCAGATGCAGGACTGTGTAGAACAGCATGTGATGGAGATGgcaaaggtgatggagcaaaCAGGGACACTTGCCGTGAGCCTGTCCAAGtaagctgagatgaatctcactgggccactggggtttgtctgtggagtcacacacagaaatatcagGGTTCTGTCAGGTGTCCAAGTCTGAGCTGGCTTCACGGACTGTGAAACACATTGAGACATTCAGGGTCAGACACTTTCCCttatacacacagaggcagaagtcACAGTGTCTCTCTGGCCTTCTGTTCCTAGAGATTGGGAGGCTCCTCAGCCGCACGGTGTGTTCCCATGTTCTGCATTCATCTTTGATGTCCCTCATCATTAGGAATGGACATTGGCTCAAGgaagcacatcccagtgctgcattctggTGGTTTCCTATGGGATATTAGTCCCAACATGACGTGACCTCAATAAACTGTCTGTctcacaggccttcatggaacaaCAAAGAATAGCTGATGGTATTTGTGCTGACTTGGGTTTGTGTCACCTCACGTACgtgatgtgcatgctcacatctcatctgtacaatgcaaacatgaACCTCTCACCTACTCATTCAGTGTAATTCCATTAAGAGACAAAGAACTCTGAGCTGgggtgagaggccagtgctggaaatgatGGTTGTGAAGGGCCAGTCCATGacaatgccctggggcagcttcttTGGGGTGtgcagtgcacaggggcacagcccagcccctgctctgctggtcctgcaggtctctggcaggagcctggctgtgagaggacactgctgtgtgccagccacACACAGTTCAGCTGTACTCTGATGTTTCAACCTCCAGGCTGCTTTCTTGTGAGAGTTCTTGAAAGAAACTTGAAGAAGACCTAAGCCTTTTGGCACTGCCcataggagatcacctttctatctggaaaggctgttgtgaggccagctctgtcacagcagtgcccattgcctgtccctgcctgcgctcacagcactgacacacagcaggacggtgaccaagctgccagagcactcaggccttgcaccaacaccagggatgagaaggagagtgtggagtggaaccagaacagctctggaagaacaagcgctgctgctccctggccgGGCTACCACgctggactcttttcccctcctcccatgtACACATgacctgtccctgcagctccaaacaggccttgcaggaagaatatcagtgaaaaaaaaatcactgcagagccctttattttgtttaaatacacagagagCATGGGTCCATATTTATACAGCCAGTGGGTTTGAAAAAAAGCTGACAAtgaattagaaaggggatgacaaaattatcatgatttattaaaaaataaacaccaccaacacacacacacacacaagtctggGCCTCTAATGAGTTACATTAAAACTGTTATTTGTTAAAGAGAAGATAATgaacactttattatttttcaaatgcatcccTCCATtagtttcctcagggcatccttgagctccctgttcctcatgctgtagatgagggggttcaatGTTGGAGGTATCAGCGAGTATAGAACAGACACCAGCAGGTCcaaggatggggaagagatggaggggggcttcaggtaggcaaaaaaGGAGGTGCTAGCAAACAGAGAGATgacagccaggtgagggaggcaggtggaaaaggctttgtgccgtccctgctcagaggagatcctcagcacggccctcaagatctgcacataggacaccacgatgaaaatgcagcacataaaaaccaaacaggcactaaccacaataagcccaagttccctgaggtaggagtgtgagcaggagagcttgaggatctgggggatttcacagaagaactggcccagggcattgcccttgcacaggggcagtgaaaacgtattggccgtgtgcaccagagcattgagaaacccagtggcccaggcagctgctgccatgtggacacaagctctgctgcccaggagggtcccgtagtgcaggggtttgcagatggcaacgtagcggtcataggacatgactGTGAGCATAGAATACTCTGCTACTATCAAGAAGGAAAACGAAAAGAGCTGTGCAACACATCCTGAGTATGagatgtccctggtgtcccagaaggaattggccatggatttgggcacagtggtggagatggagcccaggtcgaggagggcgaggttgagcaggaagaagtacatgggggtgtggaggtgctggtcccaggctatggtggtgatgatgaggccgttgcccaggagggcagccaggtagatgcccaggaagagccagaagtgcaagagctgcagctcccgtgtgtctgtgaacggcaggaggaggaactggctgatgg carries:
- the LOC135577984 gene encoding olfactory receptor 14J1-like; translation: MSNSSSISQFLLLPFTDTRELQLLHFWLFLGIYLAALLGNGLIITTIAWDQHLHTPMYFFLLNLALLDLGSISTTVPKSMANSFWDTRDISYSGCVAQLFSFSFLIVAEYSMLTVMSYDRYVAICKPLHYGTLLGSRACVHMAAAAWATGFLNALVHTANTFSLPLCKGNALGQFFCEIPQILKLSCSHSYLRELGLIVVSACLVFMCCIFIVVSYVQILRAVLRISSEQGRHKAFSTCLPHLAVISLFASTSFFAYLKPPSISSPSLDLLVSVLYSLIPPTLNPLIYSMRNRELKDALRKLMEGCI